The following proteins come from a genomic window of Lachnoclostridium phytofermentans ISDg:
- a CDS encoding acyl-CoA carboxylase subunit beta → MTSTSQLSARDRIVTLLDENSFVEVGALVTRRSTDFNLQQKEVPSDGVITGYGIIDGNPVYVYSQDVAVMNGSIGEMHAKKISNLYDLAMKVGAPVIGLIDCAGLRLQEATDALAGFGDLYLKQSLASGVIPQITAIFGNCGGGSAISASLCDFVFMEEKNAKLFVNAPNAILGNNSTKCDTATASFMAEAGVVDFVEADEESVLNSIRNLVAMLPANNEDDASYEECTDDLNRALSSFTSELSDTTLALKDLSDHGIFIELKKAYAKDMVTGFIKLNGLTVGAVANRTALLDEDGKVIEKYDDSLSTAGCYKAEKFVKFCNAFQIPVLTLTNVAGYSATMKDAGSIAIATAKLTYAFANATVPKVNVILEKAYGSAYITMNSKHIGADMVFALDGSMIGTMDAELAAQIMYADNKEEQALKATEYKVLQQSAESAAKRGYVDAIISPESVRQHVIYAFEMLFTKRESRPSKKHGTV, encoded by the coding sequence ATGACTAGTACATCACAACTGTCAGCAAGGGACAGGATTGTCACTTTGCTTGACGAGAACAGTTTTGTTGAGGTTGGTGCTTTGGTTACTAGAAGAAGTACTGATTTCAACCTGCAACAAAAAGAAGTACCTTCTGATGGTGTTATCACAGGTTATGGAATTATTGACGGTAATCCTGTCTATGTTTATAGCCAGGATGTAGCTGTAATGAATGGTTCCATAGGTGAAATGCACGCAAAGAAAATATCAAATTTATATGATCTTGCAATGAAGGTTGGTGCACCTGTTATCGGTTTGATTGATTGTGCCGGCTTGAGATTACAGGAAGCAACGGACGCATTAGCTGGATTTGGAGATCTTTATCTAAAACAATCCTTAGCATCCGGGGTAATCCCACAGATCACAGCAATTTTTGGTAATTGCGGAGGAGGCAGTGCCATATCCGCATCTCTATGCGACTTTGTCTTCATGGAAGAGAAGAACGCAAAATTATTCGTAAATGCTCCAAATGCAATTCTAGGAAACAATTCTACTAAATGTGATACCGCAACAGCTTCTTTTATGGCTGAAGCAGGTGTTGTTGATTTTGTCGAAGCAGATGAAGAATCTGTACTAAACAGCATTCGTAACTTAGTTGCAATGTTACCTGCAAACAATGAAGACGATGCTTCTTATGAGGAATGCACCGATGACTTAAATCGTGCTTTATCCTCCTTTACCTCTGAACTTAGTGATACAACTCTTGCACTTAAAGATTTATCTGACCATGGTATTTTCATCGAATTGAAGAAGGCATATGCAAAGGACATGGTGACAGGTTTTATCAAATTAAATGGTTTAACTGTTGGTGCTGTAGCAAATCGTACTGCGTTACTCGATGAAGATGGTAAAGTAATCGAAAAATATGATGATTCTTTATCTACAGCAGGTTGTTATAAAGCAGAGAAGTTTGTAAAGTTCTGCAATGCTTTTCAAATTCCGGTACTTACTCTAACGAATGTTGCTGGATACAGTGCAACAATGAAGGATGCAGGATCCATTGCTATAGCGACAGCGAAATTAACCTATGCCTTCGCGAATGCAACAGTGCCAAAAGTAAATGTCATTTTAGAAAAGGCATACGGTAGTGCATACATAACAATGAATTCGAAACATATTGGTGCTGATATGGTATTCGCTTTGGATGGTTCCATGATTGGTACTATGGATGCTGAACTTGCAGCGCAGATTATGTATGCTGATAACAAAGAAGAACAAGCGTTAAAGGCTACAGAGTATAAAGTATTACAGCAAAGTGCAGAGTCAGCGGCAAAACGTGGTTATGTGGATGCTATTATATCACCAGAGAGTGTAAGACAACATGTAATCTATGCATTTGAAATGTTATTCACAAAGAGAGAGAGCCGACCAAGCAAAAAGCATGGAACGGTTTAG
- a CDS encoding sodium ion-translocating decarboxylase subunit beta, whose amino-acid sequence MDYVLDTLRNLANQTAFRNLELGNYLMILVACLFLYLAIKKGYEPLLLIPIAFGMLLVNMFPGIMAEPSTDPVTGIESAGGLLYYFFLLDKWSIFPSLIFLGVGAMTDFGPLIAYPQSFLLGAAAQLGIFGAYILAIAMGFVDKAAAAISIIGGADGPTSIFLAGKLGQTKYMGAIAVAAYSYMSLVPIIQPPIMRLLTTEKERSIKMEQLRPVSKLEKILFPIAITIVVSLLLPDVAPLVGMLMLGNLFRECGVVKQLQETAANALMYIVVILLGISVGATTSAEAFLQVDTLKIVALGLVAFALGTAGGVLLGKLMCKLTHGKVNPLIGSAGVSAVPMAARVSQKVGSETDPTNFLLMHAMGPNVAGVIGTAVAAGIFMAIFRV is encoded by the coding sequence ATGGATTACGTATTGGACACGCTTCGGAATCTAGCAAATCAAACCGCTTTTAGGAATCTTGAATTGGGAAATTATTTAATGATTCTGGTTGCCTGCTTATTTCTATATTTAGCAATAAAAAAAGGATACGAGCCACTTTTGTTAATACCGATTGCATTTGGCATGTTATTAGTAAATATGTTTCCAGGTATCATGGCGGAGCCATCTACGGATCCCGTCACTGGAATTGAATCGGCAGGTGGTTTATTATACTATTTCTTTTTATTAGACAAATGGAGTATATTTCCTTCACTCATTTTTCTTGGAGTTGGTGCAATGACAGACTTTGGGCCGCTGATTGCTTATCCACAGAGCTTTTTACTTGGAGCGGCAGCACAGTTAGGTATCTTTGGTGCATATATCTTAGCAATCGCTATGGGATTTGTTGATAAGGCAGCCGCAGCGATTTCAATTATTGGCGGTGCCGATGGACCTACCTCAATCTTTCTTGCAGGTAAACTTGGGCAAACAAAGTATATGGGAGCCATAGCAGTTGCGGCATATTCTTATATGTCTTTGGTACCAATCATTCAACCACCGATTATGAGATTATTAACAACGGAAAAAGAACGTTCGATTAAGATGGAGCAATTACGACCAGTTTCAAAGCTTGAGAAAATTTTATTCCCAATTGCTATTACTATTGTTGTATCATTATTACTTCCTGATGTAGCACCGCTTGTTGGTATGTTAATGCTAGGTAACTTATTTAGAGAATGTGGTGTTGTTAAACAATTACAAGAAACTGCGGCGAATGCTTTAATGTATATTGTTGTAATTTTACTTGGAATCTCTGTAGGTGCTACCACAAGTGCTGAGGCGTTCTTACAGGTAGATACCTTAAAAATCGTAGCACTTGGCTTAGTAGCATTTGCATTGGGCACAGCAGGAGGAGTACTCTTAGGTAAGCTAATGTGTAAGCTTACTCATGGAAAAGTAAATCCATTAATTGGTTCCGCCGGTGTATCCGCGGTACCTATGGCAGCGCGTGTTTCACAAAAGGTTGGTTCAGAGACGGACCCAACGAATTTCTTATTGATGCATGCGATGGGACCAAATGTAGCCGGTGTAATCGGTACTGCAGTAGCAGCAGGTATCTTTATGGCTATCTTTCGCGTTTAG
- a CDS encoding oxaloacetate decarboxylase subunit alpha — protein MTEQVKKPVKITETILRDAHQSLIATRMTTEQMLPILELMDKVGYHAVECWGGATFDASLRFLKEDPWERLRKLRAGFKNTKLQMLFRGQNILGYRHYADDVVEYFVQKSVANGIDIIRIFDALNDLRNLQCAVNAANKEKCHAQIAISYTLGDAYTTEYYVNMAKQIEEMGADSICIKDMAGLLVPYEATNLVTAIKGEVKIPIDLHTHYTSGVAGMTYLKAVEAGCDIIDTAMSPFAMGTSQPATEVMVETFKGTPYDTGFDQDLLAEIADYFRPMQEEALKSGLLNPKVMGVDIKTLLYQVPGGMLSNLVSQLKEQNAEDKYYDVLQEIPRVRRDFGEPPLVTPSSQIVGTQAVLNVLAGERYKMITKESKAILSGEYGQTVKPFDPEVQKKAIGDKKPITCRPADLLEPELDKIEQEMIEWKQQDEDVLSYALFPQVATEFFKYRQTQQTKVDVTVADTENKAYPV, from the coding sequence ATGACAGAGCAAGTAAAAAAACCGGTAAAGATTACCGAAACGATATTACGTGATGCACATCAGTCATTAATCGCGACCAGAATGACAACCGAGCAGATGCTCCCTATATTAGAATTGATGGACAAAGTAGGGTATCATGCAGTGGAGTGCTGGGGTGGAGCTACATTTGATGCATCTTTACGTTTCTTAAAAGAAGACCCTTGGGAAAGACTTAGAAAGTTAAGAGCGGGTTTTAAGAATACAAAGTTACAGATGCTATTTCGTGGCCAGAACATTCTTGGATATCGCCATTATGCGGATGATGTTGTAGAGTATTTTGTACAAAAGTCCGTTGCAAACGGTATTGATATCATTCGTATTTTTGATGCGTTAAATGACCTTAGAAATCTACAATGTGCTGTAAATGCTGCAAATAAAGAAAAGTGTCATGCTCAAATTGCAATTTCCTATACCCTTGGTGATGCCTATACTACAGAATACTATGTAAATATGGCAAAACAAATAGAGGAAATGGGTGCAGATTCTATCTGTATTAAAGATATGGCAGGACTTCTAGTACCATATGAAGCTACCAATCTTGTTACTGCAATTAAGGGAGAAGTCAAGATTCCAATCGATTTACATACTCACTATACTTCCGGTGTTGCTGGAATGACCTATTTAAAGGCAGTAGAGGCAGGTTGTGATATTATTGATACTGCAATGTCTCCATTTGCTATGGGTACGAGTCAGCCAGCAACGGAGGTAATGGTAGAGACCTTTAAGGGAACTCCATATGATACAGGATTTGATCAAGATTTATTAGCTGAAATTGCAGATTACTTCCGCCCAATGCAGGAGGAAGCGTTAAAGAGTGGTTTATTAAATCCTAAGGTTATGGGTGTTGATATTAAGACATTATTATATCAGGTACCAGGTGGTATGCTTAGTAATTTAGTATCTCAATTAAAAGAACAAAATGCAGAGGATAAGTATTATGATGTGTTACAAGAAATTCCACGCGTTCGTAGAGATTTTGGTGAACCACCTCTAGTAACTCCTAGTTCTCAGATTGTTGGTACTCAGGCAGTTCTTAATGTACTTGCCGGTGAGAGATATAAGATGATTACAAAAGAAAGTAAGGCCATTTTAAGCGGTGAGTATGGCCAGACGGTAAAACCATTTGATCCTGAGGTTCAGAAAAAAGCGATTGGGGATAAGAAACCAATTACCTGCCGTCCTGCAGACCTACTTGAGCCGGAATTAGATAAAATCGAGCAGGAAATGATTGAGTGGAAGCAGCAGGATGAGGATGTTTTATCCTATGCATTGTTCCCACAGGTGGCTACGGAATTCTTTAAGTATCGTCAAACTCAGCAGACAAAGGTAGATGTTACTGTAGCAGATACGGAGAATAAGGCTTATCCAGTATAG
- a CDS encoding LysR family transcriptional regulator: protein MDLKQLQYFVTVVEEGNISKAAAKLHLTQPPLSTQLKCLENELSVTLFERGSRKIELTQEGKILYARAQSILELTELSKKELLDYSCGSLGTLHIGIVSSVVDSFLYNLMPDFHKQYKEIRYDLFEGNTYEQIQKLRNNLIELAIVRTPYQAEDLSTLVLKKESMMAFGHKRYFQQMDIKSLLQQPLILYRRWEKIIYDLCHSYSITPNIFCMNDDARTTVSLANEGYGIGIIPESAGLIIARSMTKEEQLSKEKLLTCLELKEARLDSDICLLYKPNGYISKAGNLFIQYLKEKSSTL from the coding sequence ATGGATTTAAAGCAACTTCAATACTTTGTAACCGTTGTTGAAGAAGGAAATATCTCAAAAGCTGCAGCAAAATTACATCTCACTCAACCACCGTTAAGCACTCAACTGAAATGCCTGGAAAATGAATTATCCGTTACCTTATTTGAAAGGGGTTCCAGAAAGATTGAACTTACTCAGGAAGGTAAAATTCTTTATGCAAGAGCTCAATCTATATTAGAATTAACGGAATTATCAAAAAAAGAGCTACTCGACTATTCATGTGGTTCTCTCGGAACACTTCATATTGGCATAGTTTCCTCTGTCGTTGATAGCTTTTTATACAATCTCATGCCAGATTTTCATAAGCAATATAAAGAGATTCGTTACGATCTCTTTGAGGGAAATACTTATGAGCAGATTCAAAAATTACGCAATAATCTAATTGAACTTGCAATCGTTAGAACACCTTATCAAGCAGAAGACCTTTCTACTCTTGTACTTAAAAAAGAGTCCATGATGGCTTTTGGTCATAAACGCTACTTTCAACAAATGGACATAAAATCTCTTTTACAACAACCTCTAATTTTATATCGCCGCTGGGAGAAAATTATTTACGACTTATGCCATTCCTATAGTATAACACCAAATATCTTTTGTATGAATGACGATGCGAGAACAACGGTAAGTCTTGCAAATGAAGGTTATGGAATCGGTATTATTCCGGAATCAGCCGGACTGATTATTGCCCGTAGTATGACAAAGGAAGAACAATTATCAAAAGAAAAGTTATTAACTTGTTTAGAATTAAAAGAAGCTCGTTTAGATTCTGATATCTGCTTATTGTATAAGCCCAATGGTTATATTTCAAAAGCTGGGAATTTATTCATCCAATATTTGAAAGAGAAATCGTCCACCCTATAG
- a CDS encoding biotin/lipoyl-containing protein yields MKNYTITVNGNVYEVSVEENTAGVVAAQAGSTQVAPVVAAPAVTPVPVVAPKPAIPSKPSGTSGGIRVNAPMPGKILDVKANVGDVVKRGQVILILEAMKMENEIVAPNDGTIVSIDTSVGANVEVGDVLATLN; encoded by the coding sequence ATGAAGAACTATACAATCACTGTAAATGGAAACGTTTATGAAGTAAGTGTAGAAGAGAATACTGCCGGTGTAGTGGCTGCCCAGGCAGGATCAACTCAAGTTGCACCAGTAGTCGCTGCTCCAGCAGTTACACCAGTACCAGTAGTCGCACCTAAGCCTGCGATACCTTCCAAACCTTCTGGGACTTCTGGTGGTATTAGAGTAAATGCTCCTATGCCAGGTAAGATTTTAGATGTAAAAGCAAATGTTGGTGATGTAGTAAAGAGAGGTCAGGTAATCTTAATTCTGGAAGCGATGAAGATGGAAAATGAAATCGTTGCTCCAAATGATGGAACGATTGTTAGTATAGATACTTCTGTGGGAGCTAATGTGGAAGTTGGAGATGTTCTAGCAACCTTAAATTAG
- a CDS encoding OadG family protein produces METALLNTVMGMSIVFLVLWLISGIIGLFKYINKLEIYLKQKKKSIEIKSETVSSQPVDVEEIDVAEDLDLVAVITAAIHAYEASNGNPVPENGLYVRSIRKLNKSRWQNA; encoded by the coding sequence ATGGAAACAGCTTTATTAAATACGGTAATGGGTATGTCTATTGTATTCCTTGTACTTTGGTTAATCAGTGGTATTATTGGGTTATTTAAGTACATCAACAAGCTAGAAATATATCTTAAACAAAAAAAGAAATCTATTGAAATAAAGAGCGAGACTGTATCAAGTCAGCCTGTAGATGTAGAAGAAATTGATGTTGCCGAAGACCTTGATTTAGTTGCAGTTATTACTGCTGCTATTCATGCTTATGAAGCATCTAATGGAAATCCGGTTCCTGAAAATGGACTCTATGTAAGGTCGATAAGAAAATTGAATAAATCAAGATGGCAAAATGCCTAA
- a CDS encoding DUF2817 domain-containing protein: MKKEGKAKKKKIVYILGIAAGVMLMLYFIAPYVMLHFIRQEEPGKDYAYRDSFLNEYSEVRENIAKKAEELAAAGYLSEAYNYPIDEEDGLYIDTILCDSKEEKKNLIVLTTGVHGIEGYVGATMLDVFFDEIYPNLNLTNTGVLVVANVNPYGMKYKRRYNENNVDLNRNFIYSWDDFDKSVNKDYPLVKNFLEPKKKLGNAFLHEGGFLGGMLKQIVANGADTISNALLGGQYEYPQGVYYGGDGDEVSTAFLKSVFQYTLTGEYENIVHIDLHTGYGPRYNMVIFNSMYEKMTEAETKEAFQYDTIIASDSKSFYPTTGDTTDYYYRLAEHMGSTKNLFSTCFEFGTLGDGFLDTVKSLKYTVDENRNHWYPSTNSVMNDIMKERYLEMFYPTETKWREKAVSDFTRAMDGVLENKLGYQLNQ; this comes from the coding sequence ATGAAAAAAGAAGGAAAAGCAAAAAAGAAAAAAATAGTCTATATCTTAGGCATAGCAGCGGGTGTAATGCTAATGTTGTACTTTATTGCACCTTATGTTATGTTACATTTTATACGCCAGGAGGAACCTGGGAAGGACTATGCTTATCGTGATTCCTTTCTCAATGAGTATAGTGAGGTACGTGAAAACATCGCGAAAAAAGCTGAGGAATTAGCAGCTGCAGGGTATTTATCAGAAGCATATAATTATCCGATTGATGAGGAGGATGGACTTTATATCGATACCATCCTTTGTGACAGCAAGGAAGAAAAAAAGAATCTTATTGTTCTAACAACTGGAGTACATGGAATTGAAGGATATGTAGGAGCAACAATGCTTGATGTATTTTTTGATGAGATTTATCCTAATTTAAATTTGACGAATACCGGAGTTTTAGTCGTTGCTAATGTAAACCCATACGGTATGAAATATAAACGCCGTTACAACGAAAATAATGTAGACTTAAACCGAAACTTTATCTATTCTTGGGATGACTTTGATAAAAGTGTGAATAAAGATTATCCGTTAGTTAAAAATTTCTTAGAACCGAAAAAGAAACTTGGGAATGCCTTTTTACATGAAGGTGGTTTTCTTGGAGGCATGTTAAAACAAATCGTAGCAAACGGTGCTGATACCATTTCTAATGCTTTACTTGGAGGTCAATATGAGTACCCACAAGGGGTTTATTACGGTGGTGATGGAGATGAAGTATCCACAGCATTTTTAAAATCGGTTTTTCAATACACTCTAACTGGAGAATATGAAAATATCGTGCATATAGATCTTCATACTGGATATGGTCCAAGATATAATATGGTAATATTTAATTCAATGTATGAAAAAATGACAGAAGCAGAGACAAAAGAAGCATTCCAATACGATACAATAATCGCATCTGATTCTAAGTCTTTTTATCCTACAACAGGTGATACAACAGATTATTATTACCGATTGGCAGAACATATGGGCTCTACGAAAAATTTATTTTCGACCTGTTTTGAGTTTGGAACCTTAGGAGATGGTTTTTTAGATACCGTAAAATCTTTAAAATATACAGTGGATGAAAATCGAAATCATTGGTATCCATCTACGAATTCCGTAATGAATGACATTATGAAGGAACGTTATCTCGAGATGTTTTACCCAACCGAAACAAAATGGAGAGAAAAGGCAGTGAGTGACTTTACCCGTGCGATGGATGGAGTACTAGAAAATAAGTTAGGTTACCAATTGAATCAGTAA
- a CDS encoding ABC transporter ATP-binding protein has protein sequence MKRLYIYLRDYKKECVLAPLFKMLEASFELIVPLVMAAIIDTGIEHGDKSYIVNMCLILVGLGIIGLVCSVIAQFYSAKAAVGFATKLRHALFAHLMNLSFNEIDTLGTSTMITRMTSDVNQTQTGVNMVLRLFLRSPFVVFGAMIMAFTIDTKSAWIFLIAIILLSIVVFGIMAISIPMLKRVQKNLDSVLQITRENLLGTRVIRAFRREEKERREFYQRNGELTRKQKRAGFLSALMNPVTYVIINIATAYLIWVGAVQVDYGALTRGQVIALYSYMSQILIELIKLANLIITVNKSVACANRVADVFDITNSMENVNNGILNLEKEGSIEFRNVSLEYQGAGEESLSDIDFTVKKGQTIGIIGGTGSGKSSLVNLLPRFYDVTKGEVLLGGKNIKDYPIKELRDNIGIVMQKAVMFQGTIESNLYFGKNEAGIEEMEEAIEIAQATDVVNAKGGLEASIEQGGRNLSGGQKQRLSIARALVKKPEILILDDSASALDYATDARLRSAIKSLSYQPTVFIVSQRASSILYADLILVLEDGRLVGKGTHSELIDNCEVYQEIYYSQFPKEVKAL, from the coding sequence GTGAAGCGATTGTACATTTACTTAAGGGATTACAAAAAAGAATGCGTTTTAGCACCTCTTTTTAAGATGCTGGAAGCTTCTTTTGAGTTAATCGTGCCATTGGTGATGGCAGCAATTATTGATACGGGAATTGAACATGGAGACAAATCATACATAGTCAATATGTGTCTTATTCTTGTTGGATTGGGTATCATTGGACTTGTATGTTCTGTAATTGCACAGTTTTATTCGGCAAAGGCAGCAGTCGGATTTGCTACAAAGTTACGACATGCTTTGTTTGCACATTTGATGAATTTGTCTTTTAATGAAATAGATACTCTTGGTACCTCGACCATGATAACCAGAATGACAAGTGATGTGAATCAGACACAGACCGGGGTAAATATGGTGCTGCGACTCTTTTTGCGTTCTCCGTTTGTTGTATTTGGTGCAATGATCATGGCATTTACGATAGATACAAAATCGGCCTGGATATTTTTAATTGCGATTATCTTATTGTCCATCGTAGTTTTTGGTATCATGGCTATCAGCATCCCGATGTTGAAGAGGGTTCAAAAAAACTTGGATTCTGTATTACAGATTACAAGGGAAAATCTTTTAGGCACTAGAGTAATTCGTGCCTTTCGAAGAGAAGAGAAGGAACGCAGGGAATTTTATCAAAGAAATGGCGAACTGACAAGAAAGCAAAAGCGGGCAGGTTTTCTCTCTGCACTAATGAATCCTGTAACCTATGTAATCATTAATATTGCGACAGCGTACTTGATTTGGGTAGGGGCAGTACAAGTAGATTATGGTGCATTGACAAGGGGGCAGGTGATTGCGCTATACAGTTATATGTCTCAGATTCTAATTGAACTGATAAAATTAGCGAATTTGATAATTACAGTCAATAAATCAGTAGCTTGTGCTAATCGTGTTGCGGATGTGTTTGACATAACAAATAGCATGGAAAATGTGAATAACGGAATTTTGAATCTAGAGAAAGAGGGCAGCATTGAGTTTCGAAACGTCAGCTTAGAATATCAGGGAGCAGGAGAAGAGTCTTTATCGGATATCGATTTTACAGTGAAAAAAGGGCAGACCATTGGAATAATTGGAGGCACTGGATCCGGAAAATCTTCGCTGGTGAACCTGCTTCCAAGATTTTATGATGTGACAAAGGGAGAAGTACTTCTTGGTGGTAAGAATATTAAAGATTATCCGATAAAAGAACTTCGAGACAACATTGGAATCGTAATGCAAAAAGCAGTCATGTTTCAAGGAACAATTGAGTCAAACTTATATTTTGGGAAAAATGAAGCTGGTATCGAGGAGATGGAGGAAGCAATAGAAATCGCCCAGGCTACGGATGTCGTAAACGCAAAGGGCGGTCTTGAAGCATCCATAGAGCAAGGCGGTAGGAATTTATCCGGTGGTCAGAAGCAACGTTTATCCATTGCGAGAGCGTTGGTGAAAAAACCTGAAATTCTTATCCTTGATGATAGTGCATCAGCACTCGATTATGCAACGGATGCTAGATTACGTTCCGCAATTAAGAGCCTTTCTTATCAACCTACTGTCTTTATTGTTTCTCAACGTGCGTCATCTATCTTGTATGCAGACCTTATATTAGTACTTGAAGACGGAAGGCTTGTAGGGAAGGGAACGCATAGCGAACTAATAGATAACTGTGAAGTTTATCAAGAAATCTATTATTCTCAATTTCCGAAGGAGGTGAAGGCTTTATGA
- a CDS encoding ABC transporter ATP-binding protein codes for METNKTRKATDPMEKKKTTQKQAIRKVLRYVKRYWIFLLISLILALITVALTLYVPIEIGKAIDEIVYGSVNFPVIRDILLRVAIIVGVTAVAQWFMSILNNKVTYEVVRDIREEAFEKIEVLPLKYLDSHPSGEIVSRMIADVEQFADGLLMGFTQVFTGIMTIIGTLFFMLRLNIGITLFVVLLTPISLFVANFIAKRTYAMFQAQSRTRGEQTTLIDEMLGNEKVVKAYNQEEEVIKRFDEVNERLEKYSLRAIFYSSITNPATRFINAVVYAGVGLTGAFAVIRGTMTVGALSSFLSYSNQYTKPFNEISGVITELQNAIACAARIFELLEEPVEIPDSKNAVILTDVKGNVVCNEVNFSYDKSKKLIENLNLKIHPGQKIAIVGPTGCGKTTIINLLMRFYEVDHGAILVEGEEIRNITRNSLRESYGMVLQDTWLKAGTILENIKMGKEDATREEVISAAKEAHAHSFIKRLPKGYDTVIGEDGGMLSQGQKQLLCISRVMLSVPPILILDEATSSIDTRTEVKIQSAFQKLMQGRTTFIVAHRLSTIQNADVILVMKNGNIIEQGSHEELLAKKGFYKELYESQFAAS; via the coding sequence ATGGAAACGAATAAAACCAGAAAAGCTACCGATCCCATGGAAAAGAAGAAAACTACACAAAAACAAGCGATTAGAAAGGTTTTAAGATATGTAAAGCGCTATTGGATTTTTCTTCTTATTTCATTAATACTGGCGCTTATCACAGTTGCTTTAACACTTTATGTACCGATTGAAATAGGAAAAGCAATTGATGAAATTGTTTATGGCAGTGTGAATTTTCCTGTAATACGTGATATTTTGTTACGAGTTGCAATTATTGTTGGAGTCACCGCTGTTGCCCAGTGGTTCATGAGTATTTTAAATAATAAGGTGACATATGAGGTTGTTAGAGATATTCGTGAGGAAGCTTTTGAGAAAATTGAAGTCTTACCGCTAAAATATTTAGATTCTCATCCATCCGGTGAGATTGTCAGCCGAATGATTGCGGATGTCGAACAATTTGCAGATGGACTTCTTATGGGGTTTACTCAAGTTTTTACAGGAATTATGACAATCATCGGAACATTATTCTTTATGCTTCGTTTAAATATTGGTATTACGCTATTTGTTGTCTTACTAACTCCAATCTCACTCTTTGTGGCAAATTTTATAGCAAAGAGAACCTACGCTATGTTTCAGGCACAATCAAGGACACGAGGAGAGCAAACTACCCTGATTGATGAGATGTTAGGTAATGAGAAAGTAGTAAAGGCATATAATCAAGAAGAAGAGGTCATTAAGCGATTTGATGAAGTAAATGAACGGTTAGAGAAGTACTCTTTGCGTGCAATCTTTTATTCCTCGATAACAAATCCAGCTACAAGATTTATAAATGCAGTGGTTTATGCAGGGGTAGGACTAACGGGAGCGTTTGCGGTAATCAGAGGAACTATGACGGTAGGTGCATTATCCAGCTTCTTAAGTTACTCCAATCAATATACGAAACCATTTAATGAAATCTCAGGAGTTATTACGGAACTGCAGAATGCAATCGCTTGTGCCGCACGTATCTTTGAATTATTAGAAGAACCCGTTGAAATCCCAGATAGTAAAAATGCGGTGATATTAACAGATGTAAAAGGCAACGTGGTATGCAATGAGGTCAATTTCTCTTACGATAAATCGAAAAAGTTGATTGAAAACCTAAACCTAAAAATTCATCCGGGGCAAAAGATAGCTATTGTTGGACCAACGGGGTGTGGAAAGACAACAATCATAAATTTATTAATGCGTTTTTATGAAGTAGATCATGGAGCTATCTTGGTTGAGGGTGAGGAAATTAGGAATATAACGAGGAACAGTCTTCGCGAAAGCTATGGTATGGTTTTACAGGATACTTGGTTAAAGGCTGGAACAATTCTCGAAAATATAAAGATGGGAAAAGAAGATGCAACCAGGGAAGAAGTAATCAGTGCCGCGAAGGAGGCTCATGCGCATTCCTTTATTAAAAGGTTGCCAAAGGGTTACGATACTGTCATAGGAGAAGACGGCGGTATGCTATCTCAGGGGCAAAAACAGCTTCTTTGTATTTCTAGAGTAATGCTTAGTGTGCCACCTATCCTAATCCTTGATGAAGCTACGTCCTCAATTGATACGAGAACAGAGGTTAAGATACAAAGTGCTTTCCAGAAACTGATGCAGGGAAGAACAACTTTTATCGTTGCTCATCGATTATCAACAATACAAAATGCAGATGTTATTCTTGTAATGAAAAATGGAAATATTATAGAACAAGGTAGTCATGAGGAACTTTTAGCAAAGAAGGGCTTTTATAAAGAGTTATATGAGAGCCAGTTTGCTGCTTCTTAG